The DNA segment GGATTCGAACCTACGACCAATCGGTTAACAGCCGACTACTCTACCGCTGAGCTAATCCGGAACATCAATAAACAAGAAATGGTATTATATAAGAAAAAAATACTCTTGTCAAGAGTTTTTCGTAAAAAATTATATTTTTTTATAAAATTTCACTCCAGCTAGATTTTTTACAATAATTTTTTGCTCCTTAAGTAGCTTTTCTAATATATCTTTGCTATATTGACTAAATTTATTTTCAACATCAAATTCACTTTGAGCTCTAAGTTGCAACATTTTTAAAAGCTCTTGAGTATTAAAATCAATTTTTTCACCTTTATAATAATGCTTAGCAAGCACAACAGGGGCGCTATTAATATACATACTTAATTCTTCTAATTTTTCCATAGATACACCTTTAACAGGATAAGCTGGAGGTCTATCAATAGTGCTAAAATCTACTCTTAATGGCTTTATTTTATCAAATACCTCATTTAAAGCTAACATTTCTTCTTTATTGTCATTTAAACCTTGTACAACTAAAACTTCCATAACAAGCTCACCTAGAAATTTTTCCCTAAAAGTAATCATTTTATCAATCATTGCTTCAAGTTTAATTTGTTTTAGAGCTTTATCTATTCTATAAAATGTTTTTTCTTTAGCACTATCAAGACTAAATTTAACTACATCAATATCCAATAAAGCATTGAATGCATTTGGATTTAACACACCACTACCATTACTTAAAATCAAAAGTTTTTTATCTTGTTTTATTTTATTTAACTCGCAAACTAATTCTTTTAAATAAGGATGCAGACTAGGTTCACCATTTGCAGTTAATGTAAGAAAATCAAATTTCACATCGCTAGCTAAAGATTGCTTTACCTGTTCTAAGATATCTTGAATTTTTGGATATACTAAAGATTTTTCCACAGGTTTTGCAGCTTGCAACTCACAATATACACAATCGAAATTGCACTGCTTTTGATTTGGACTTAAATCAATCCCTAAAGAAAGCCCAAATCTTCTCGAGCTTATGGGGCCAAAGGTAATTTTGTTCACTTTTTAGATTTCTCTTGAACTAGCTTGATAAAATATTTAGCATTTTCAACAGGAATATCAGGCAAAATACCATGTCCAAGGTTAAAAATATGTGCACTATCTTGCATAATATTCAAAATTTTATCCACTCCTACTTCAATCGCATTTTTATCATACAATCTACAAGGCTCCATATTACCCTGTAAAGTATACTTAGCGCCTAATTTTTCTTTTGCCAATTCTAAAGGCGTACTCCAATCTACACCAAAAACATCAAAATTTCCATTTATACCATCCAAAAATCCACTAACACCTT comes from the Campylobacter sp. CNRCH_2014_0184h genome and includes:
- a CDS encoding radical SAM protein; the protein is MNKITFGPISSRRFGLSLGIDLSPNQKQCNFDCVYCELQAAKPVEKSLVYPKIQDILEQVKQSLASDVKFDFLTLTANGEPSLHPYLKELVCELNKIKQDKKLLILSNGSGVLNPNAFNALLDIDVVKFSLDSAKEKTFYRIDKALKQIKLEAMIDKMITFREKFLGELVMEVLVVQGLNDNKEEMLALNEVFDKIKPLRVDFSTIDRPPAYPVKGVSMEKLEELSMYINSAPVVLAKHYYKGEKIDFNTQELLKMLQLRAQSEFDVENKFSQYSKDILEKLLKEQKIIVKNLAGVKFYKKI